Proteins encoded in a region of the Cupriavidus pauculus genome:
- a CDS encoding BON domain-containing protein has translation MKNVLLPNPPIPASSTRRARTARAARTAVTVAALLVSATQLAGCFPVLAGAMAGGVLLAADRRPTGTQAIDRGLQLEIENTLSSRYSGGQASVSVTVFNRKVLLTGEASNEQVKQQIEQYVRSLPNAREVINELQITSSPGFMTTSNDAYLTSKVKTLLATADGVPANSIKVTTDKGVVYLMGVVTTAEGDKATDIARNASGVVKVVKAFDYVSDAERARLDQAAAGGNGNTGDTPVGTPAPVQSVPGTAPNAPVTSGAPANTPVPTAGDGTVSTPVGSPVTVPAGRNLP, from the coding sequence ATGAAGAACGTGCTTCTCCCGAACCCCCCCATTCCCGCTTCGTCCACGCGCCGCGCGCGCACCGCCCGTGCCGCGCGCACTGCCGTCACCGTGGCCGCACTGCTGGTTTCCGCGACGCAACTGGCCGGCTGCTTCCCGGTGCTCGCCGGCGCGATGGCGGGCGGCGTGCTGCTGGCCGCCGACCGCCGCCCCACGGGCACGCAGGCGATCGACCGCGGCCTGCAACTCGAGATCGAGAACACGCTGAGCTCCCGCTACAGCGGCGGCCAGGCCAGCGTGAGCGTCACGGTCTTCAACCGCAAGGTCCTGCTGACCGGCGAAGCCAGCAACGAACAGGTCAAGCAGCAGATCGAGCAGTACGTGCGCAGCCTGCCGAACGCGCGCGAGGTCATCAACGAACTGCAGATCACGTCGTCGCCGGGCTTTATGACCACGAGCAACGACGCGTACCTGACCAGCAAGGTCAAGACGCTGCTGGCGACGGCCGACGGCGTGCCCGCGAACTCGATCAAGGTCACCACCGACAAGGGCGTCGTGTACCTGATGGGCGTGGTCACCACGGCCGAAGGCGACAAGGCGACCGATATCGCGCGCAATGCGAGCGGCGTGGTCAAGGTGGTGAAGGCCTTCGACTACGTGAGCGACGCCGAGCGCGCGCGACTCGACCAGGCGGCGGCGGGCGGCAACGGCAATACCGGCGACACGCCGGTCGGCACGCCGGCCCCGGTGCAGTCCGTGCCGGGCACCGCGCCGAACGCGCCGGTCACGTCGGGCGCGCCCGCCAATACGCCCGTGCCGACCGCGGGCGATGGCACCGTCAGCACGCCGGTGGGTTCGCCCGTCACGGTGCCGGCGGGCCGCAACCTGCCCTGA